In Argiope bruennichi chromosome X1, qqArgBrue1.1, whole genome shotgun sequence, a single window of DNA contains:
- the LOC129959155 gene encoding protein O-mannose kinase-like: protein MNARTVLFCFIVSLFAIYVYIKNQSSHGGNVLSQRCYKDYVRNMSVCILECPNGMFALPGMRSCHPLLTCDTKIKLITTISTSVVKTVYLAEWENHEVVLSVLSKEEYEEDFKQNLFMIKSFNGKNTVQLIGFCNNNILTKYYALGNALNVNYHLRNSLKAYDSVNLRLDLCINYVNVINFLHTSPVGTRVMCDSNTLEKTLSQFLLTDDLNIIANDLDATPEVDKIKKGILCGNRALIGSFVAPEQLWPYGDQKYDPEKMPLYDEKTDVWKIPDICNWFLGGSSEADILKYKLFNFHKTCKNRDPSKRPSAALVLEMYKNVRKELLKNV from the exons ATGAATGCAAGAACTGTACTCTTCTGCTTCATCGTGAGTCTTTTTGCTATttatgtttacattaaaaatcaatcaagcCATGGGGGCAATGTTTTATCTCAAAGATGTTACAAAGATTATGTCAGAAACATGTCTGTGTGTATTCTTGAATGCCCAAATGGAATGTTTGCATTGCCAGGAATGAGATCATGCCATCCTTTGTTAACATGTGACactaaaattaaacttattacaACAATTTCTACAAGTGTTGTCAAAACg gTATATTTGGCAGAATGGGAAAATCATGAAGTTGTGCTCTCTGTACTTTCTAAAGAAGAATATGAagaagattttaaacaaaatttattcatgattaaATCTTTCAATGGTAAAAATACTGTTCAACTTATTggcttttgtaataataatatcttaacTAAATACTATGCATTAGGAAATGCTCTAAATGTAAATTATCATTTAAGAAACTCATTAAAAGCATATGATAGTGTCAATTTACGTTTAGACTTATGCATAAATTATGTTAATGTGATCAATTTTTTGCATACTAGTCCTGTTGGCACGAGAGTTATGTGTGATTCAAATACTCTAGAAAAAACCTTATCACAATTTTTACTCACAGATGATCTAAACATAATTGCTAATGACTTAGATGCAACACCTGAAGTAGACAAGATAAAGAAAGGTATACTTTGCGGCAATAGAGCTTTGATTGGTTCATTTGTAGCTCCAGAGCAACTGTGGCCATATGGTGACCAAAAGTATGACCCTGAAAAAATGCCACTGTATGATGAAAAGACAGATGTATGGAAAATACCTGATATTTGTAATTGGTTCTTAGGTGGCAGTTCAGaagctgatattttaaaatataaattatttaatttccacaAAACTTGTAAAAATAGGGATCCATCTAAACGCCCTAGTGCTGCACTTGTactagaaatgtataaaaatgttcgTAAAGAgttgttgaaaaatgtttaa